The following are encoded together in the Pseudomonas xantholysinigenes genome:
- a CDS encoding MerR family transcriptional regulator: MRIGELAKVTGLAPSRIRFYEASGLIQPVERKANGYRAYDADAVWVLEMITNAQAAGFSLEEIRQLLPAKAKGWQHDELLGGLRRKVEEIDRLQARLARNKAQLLLVIEGIESKPEGMACVDNSQRVLERLREELATGKAGH, encoded by the coding sequence ATGAGAATAGGAGAACTGGCCAAGGTCACCGGCCTTGCCCCTTCGCGCATTCGTTTCTACGAGGCCAGTGGTCTGATCCAGCCGGTGGAGCGCAAGGCCAATGGCTACCGGGCCTACGACGCCGACGCGGTGTGGGTGCTGGAGATGATCACCAATGCCCAGGCCGCCGGTTTTTCGCTGGAGGAAATCCGCCAGTTGCTGCCGGCCAAGGCCAAGGGCTGGCAGCATGATGAATTGCTTGGCGGGCTCAGGCGCAAGGTCGAGGAAATCGACCGGCTGCAAGCGCGCCTGGCGCGCAACAAGGCGCAGTTGCTGCTGGTGATCGAAGGTATCGAGAGCAAGCCGGAGGGCATGGCCTGCGTGGACAACTCGCAGCGGGTGCTGGAGCGCCTGCGTGAAGAGCTGGCCACGGGCAAGGCAGGCCATTGA
- a CDS encoding MarR family winged helix-turn-helix transcriptional regulator: MTTPAPDLWYSFIRAHRCLIREIERRLAEQKLPSYAWYDTLWGIESGQDGARRMHELADAMAIERYNLTRLVDRLEKEGLVTREKALDDGRGAIARITASGRALRKRMWQVYEQSVAELFLVEFDEQQRGVFARALEQASRNARASGKG; this comes from the coding sequence ATGACCACCCCCGCACCAGACCTCTGGTATAGCTTCATCCGTGCCCACCGCTGCCTGATCAGGGAAATCGAACGGCGCCTGGCCGAGCAGAAACTGCCGTCCTACGCCTGGTACGACACGCTGTGGGGGATCGAAAGCGGGCAGGACGGCGCGCGGCGCATGCACGAACTGGCCGACGCAATGGCCATCGAGCGCTACAACCTCACGCGCCTGGTCGATCGGCTGGAGAAGGAAGGCCTGGTGACCCGGGAAAAGGCCCTGGACGATGGGCGCGGCGCCATCGCCCGGATCACCGCCAGTGGGCGGGCGCTGCGCAAGCGGATGTGGCAGGTGTACGAGCAGTCGGTGGCCGAACTGTTCCTGGTCGAGTTCGACGAACAGCAGCGCGGCGTGTTCGCCCGGGCGCTGGAGCAGGCCAGCCGCAACGCCCGGGCTTCAGGCAAAGGTTGA
- a CDS encoding acetoacetate decarboxylase (ADC): protein MLAPLADAANGIPDHAETRLIDIAGHPVPVVKGGLYDRYRSNPPLAVIQAEAPGLDLGWFKGLEKTQVDMGFASYSPNFYYQNSRITAVYTADLERLRALMPTAVLARTQPLQVWPGRGLVALTAYTYDYCDNDSYNEIALSIITNKPGTSNFGPLTLAGQSLSKDFWGYVLKLPVNTELARVRGVVGYNLPKWLTPINRREEADAVSYDIVDAQTGKVDVVMRGRKLEGLSHEPELVTNSFTNLDHLGRLAYGYATSRQTAHAASLKTDSMVLVLGDGSLSRYIRELQLGRMVKYEYVPAFQSALYAPKPL from the coding sequence CTGCTGGCCCCCCTTGCCGATGCCGCCAACGGTATACCCGACCACGCCGAAACCAGGTTGATCGACATTGCCGGCCACCCCGTACCGGTCGTCAAGGGCGGGCTGTATGACCGCTACCGCTCCAATCCACCGCTGGCGGTGATCCAGGCCGAGGCGCCGGGGCTGGACCTGGGCTGGTTCAAAGGGCTGGAGAAGACCCAGGTCGACATGGGCTTCGCCTCGTATTCGCCGAACTTCTATTACCAGAACAGCCGCATCACCGCGGTCTACACCGCGGATCTCGAGCGCCTGCGCGCCTTGATGCCCACCGCCGTGCTGGCCCGGACACAACCGTTGCAGGTATGGCCAGGCCGGGGCCTGGTGGCGCTCACGGCCTATACCTATGACTATTGCGACAACGACAGCTACAACGAAATCGCCCTGTCGATCATCACCAACAAACCAGGCACCTCGAACTTCGGGCCGTTGACCCTGGCCGGGCAATCGCTGTCGAAGGACTTCTGGGGCTATGTGCTCAAGCTGCCAGTGAACACCGAGCTGGCCCGTGTGCGTGGCGTGGTGGGTTACAACCTGCCCAAGTGGCTGACCCCAATCAACCGCCGTGAAGAAGCCGACGCGGTGAGCTACGACATTGTCGACGCGCAGACCGGCAAGGTCGATGTGGTGATGCGCGGACGCAAGCTCGAGGGCCTGTCCCATGAGCCGGAGCTGGTGACCAACAGCTTCACCAATTTGGATCACCTGGGGCGCTTGGCCTATGGCTACGCCACGTCGCGACAGACTGCCCATGCTGCCAGCCTGAAGACTGACTCGATGGTACTGGTACTGGGCGATGGCAGCCTGTCGCGCTATATCCGCGAGCTGCAATTGGGGCGGATGGTGAAATACGAATATGTGCCGGCGTTCCAGAGCGCGTTGTATGCGCCCAAGCCGTTGTGA
- the arfB gene encoding alternative ribosome rescue aminoacyl-tRNA hydrolase ArfB, translating into MLTLSNTVHLPDAEIELTYIRAQGAGGQNVNKVSSAVHLRFDIRASSLPAFYKERLLALRDSRITAEGVLVLKAQQYRTQEQNRADALLRLAELIQSAIKVEKKRRPTKPTLGSKTRRLESKSRRGTIKAGRGKVEF; encoded by the coding sequence ATGCTGACCCTCTCCAACACCGTGCATCTGCCGGATGCTGAAATCGAGCTGACCTACATCCGCGCCCAGGGCGCCGGAGGGCAGAACGTCAACAAGGTTTCCAGCGCCGTGCACCTGCGCTTTGACATTCGCGCCTCGTCGCTGCCGGCGTTCTACAAGGAACGGCTGCTGGCCTTGCGCGACAGCCGCATTACCGCCGAGGGGGTGCTGGTCCTCAAGGCCCAGCAGTACCGTACCCAGGAGCAGAACCGCGCCGATGCTTTGCTGCGCCTGGCCGAATTGATCCAGAGCGCCATCAAAGTCGAAAAGAAACGCCGGCCGACCAAGCCGACCCTGGGCTCGAAGACCCGGCGCCTGGAGTCCAAGAGCAGGCGCGGCACAATCAAGGCGGGGCGGGGCAAGGTGGAGTTCTAG
- the aceE gene encoding pyruvate dehydrogenase (acetyl-transferring), homodimeric type encodes MTPQQALRDEDPQETREWIDSLASVVDAEGRPRAHYLIDRLLEFDGARHGDFHGRVTTPYVNSIPPERELPYPGDLAIEQRLNAYIRWNALTMVLRAGKHSGVGGHIATYASAAVLYDVGFDHFFRGRTDSFAGDLVYIQGHSAPGIYGRAFTEGRLSEAQLDNFRRETDRDGLSSYPHPRLMPDFWQFPTVSMGLGPITAAYQARFMRYLENRQLKAHQGRKVWAFLGDGEMDQPESLAAISLAGRERLDNLIFVVNCNLQRLDGPVRGNGKVIQEFEGLYRAAGWNVIKVVWGSGWDALLAKDHSGLLQQRMMECVDGEYQTYKSQNGAYVREHFFGKYPELLALVSDLSDEQVWKLARGGHDPVKVYNAYAAAMRTSGRPTVILAKTVKGFGLGEAGEAQNINHQLKKIGADAVKAFSDRFGLALDDAQLGELPYLRPAPDSREAEYLRARRDALGGQVPARHAQVEALKVPALAALEAQLKGTGERTISTTMAFVRILSTLLKDPEIGRLVVPIVPDESRTFGMEGLFRQIGIHSAVGQLYTPQDAGTLSYYKESVDGQILQEGLNESGATSSWIAASTAYANHGVMTVPFYIFYSMFGFQRVGDLLWAAGDARARGFLLGATSGRTTLMGEGLQHDDGHSHVMAATVPCCVSYDPTYAYELAVIVQDGLRRMYQEQEDVYYYITLLNENYAHPDLPDGAEANILKGLYRLPIERDVRPGRHVQLAGSGAILPEVIAAAEILASDYEVSSEVWSATSLTEVRREAQQVERWNLLHPLDTPKVPFVTQLLQAHEGPLIVATDYMKIHAEQIRPWVGARRFVPLGTDGFGQSDTREALRRHFEVDRQFIVLAALKALADDGALPREVVAEAIERLQIAVDKADPARV; translated from the coding sequence ATGACCCCGCAACAAGCCCTGCGTGATGAAGACCCCCAGGAAACCCGCGAGTGGATCGACTCCCTCGCCTCGGTGGTGGACGCCGAGGGGCGCCCTCGGGCGCACTACCTGATCGACCGCCTGCTCGAGTTCGACGGCGCGCGCCATGGCGACTTCCATGGCCGGGTCACCACGCCCTACGTCAACAGCATCCCACCCGAGCGCGAGCTGCCCTACCCCGGCGACCTGGCCATCGAGCAGCGGCTCAACGCCTACATTCGCTGGAATGCCCTGACCATGGTGCTGCGTGCCGGCAAGCACTCAGGCGTTGGCGGGCATATCGCTACCTACGCCTCGGCGGCGGTGCTCTACGACGTGGGCTTCGATCACTTTTTCCGCGGCCGCACCGACAGCTTTGCCGGCGACCTGGTGTACATCCAGGGGCATTCCGCGCCGGGCATCTATGGCCGGGCCTTCACCGAAGGGCGGTTGAGCGAGGCGCAACTGGACAACTTCCGCCGGGAAACCGACCGCGACGGCCTGTCGTCGTACCCGCACCCCAGGCTGATGCCCGACTTCTGGCAGTTCCCCACGGTGTCCATGGGCCTGGGCCCGATCACCGCCGCCTACCAGGCCCGCTTCATGCGCTACCTGGAAAACCGCCAGCTCAAGGCGCACCAGGGGCGCAAGGTGTGGGCCTTCCTCGGTGACGGCGAAATGGACCAGCCCGAGTCGCTGGCGGCGATCTCCCTGGCCGGTCGCGAGCGGCTGGACAACCTGATCTTCGTGGTCAACTGCAACTTGCAGCGCCTCGATGGCCCGGTACGTGGCAACGGCAAGGTGATCCAGGAGTTCGAAGGCTTGTACCGCGCCGCCGGCTGGAACGTGATCAAGGTGGTCTGGGGCAGCGGCTGGGACGCCTTGCTGGCCAAGGACCACAGCGGCCTGTTGCAACAAAGGATGATGGAATGCGTCGACGGCGAGTACCAGACCTACAAATCGCAGAACGGCGCCTATGTGCGCGAGCACTTCTTCGGCAAGTACCCTGAATTGCTGGCCCTGGTCAGCGACCTCTCCGACGAGCAGGTCTGGAAGCTCGCCCGGGGTGGTCATGACCCGGTCAAGGTGTACAACGCCTACGCCGCGGCCATGCGCACCAGCGGCCGGCCCACGGTGATCCTGGCCAAGACGGTGAAGGGTTTCGGCCTGGGCGAGGCCGGCGAGGCACAGAACATCAACCACCAGTTGAAGAAGATCGGCGCCGACGCGGTCAAGGCGTTCAGTGACCGTTTCGGCCTGGCGCTGGACGATGCGCAACTGGGCGAACTGCCCTACCTGCGCCCCGCGCCAGACAGCCGTGAAGCCGAGTACCTGCGTGCCCGCCGCGACGCGCTGGGCGGCCAGGTGCCTGCGCGCCACGCTCAGGTAGAGGCTTTGAAGGTGCCGGCGCTGGCCGCGCTCGAAGCGCAGCTCAAAGGCACCGGCGAACGGACCATCTCCACCACCATGGCCTTCGTGCGCATCCTCAGCACCCTGCTCAAGGACCCCGAGATCGGCCGCCTGGTGGTGCCCATCGTGCCGGACGAATCGCGCACCTTCGGCATGGAAGGCCTGTTCCGCCAGATCGGCATCCACTCCGCGGTGGGCCAGCTGTACACGCCCCAGGATGCCGGCACCTTGTCGTACTACAAGGAAAGCGTCGACGGCCAGATTCTCCAGGAAGGCCTCAACGAGTCCGGCGCTACCTCGTCGTGGATCGCCGCCAGCACCGCTTACGCCAACCATGGCGTGATGACCGTGCCGTTCTATATCTTCTATTCGATGTTCGGCTTCCAGCGCGTCGGCGACCTGTTGTGGGCGGCCGGCGATGCCCGGGCGCGGGGCTTCCTGCTGGGCGCCACCTCCGGGCGTACCACCTTGATGGGCGAGGGCTTGCAGCACGACGACGGCCACAGCCATGTGATGGCGGCCACCGTGCCGTGCTGTGTGTCCTACGACCCCACCTACGCCTACGAACTGGCGGTGATCGTGCAGGACGGCCTGCGGCGCATGTACCAGGAGCAGGAAGATGTGTACTACTACATCACCCTGCTCAACGAGAACTACGCTCACCCCGACCTGCCAGACGGCGCCGAGGCCAACATCCTCAAGGGGCTTTACCGCTTGCCCATCGAACGTGACGTGCGCCCGGGGCGCCACGTGCAGCTGGCCGGCAGCGGCGCGATCCTGCCCGAGGTGATCGCCGCCGCCGAGATACTGGCCAGCGACTATGAAGTCAGCAGCGAAGTGTGGAGCGCCACCAGCCTGACCGAGGTGCGCCGCGAGGCCCAGCAGGTCGAACGCTGGAACCTGCTGCATCCGCTGGACACGCCCAAGGTGCCGTTCGTCACCCAATTGCTGCAGGCGCATGAAGGCCCGCTGATCGTCGCCACCGACTATATGAAGATCCATGCCGAACAGATCCGCCCTTGGGTTGGCGCGCGGCGTTTCGTGCCGTTGGGTACCGACGGTTTCGGCCAGTCCGATACCCGCGAGGCGTTGCGTCGGCATTTCGAGGTGGACCGGCAGTTCATCGTGCTGGCGGCGCTCAAGGCCCTGGCCGACGATGGCGCCTTGCCGCGCGAGGTGGTGGCCGAGGCGATTGAGCGGTTGCAGATTGCCGTGGACAAGGCTGACCCCGCGCGGGTCTGA
- a CDS encoding NADH:flavin oxidoreductase/NADH oxidase family protein, whose protein sequence is MDLFSPLTLPNGSVIPNRIAKAAMEENMADAEHAPSAQLMRLYQAWAEGGAGLIISGNVMVDNRAMTGPGGVVLEDDRHLARFRQWAATGRANGAQFWLQINHPGRQMRANLGQVTWAPSAVALELGTMSRHFATPQAMTPEVIAEVVRRFANTARLAEQAGFTGVEIHAAHGYLLSQFLSPLSNQRTDQWGGSLENRARLLLDIVKAVRAVVSAEFAVAVKLNSADFQRGGFSADDAKQVVGLLNALPVDLVELSGGSYEAPAMQGQARDGRTLAREAYFLEFARDIRAVANMPVMLTGGIRRRPIAEQVLHSGVEMVGIGTALAIDPALPRDWQAGRDAVPQLRAITWKNKALASLGNMAMVKFQLRQLSEAKAPDPQVAPWWALLRQQWADAARTRQYRRRMARQ, encoded by the coding sequence ATGGACCTGTTCTCCCCCCTGACTCTGCCCAATGGCTCGGTCATTCCCAACCGCATCGCCAAGGCCGCCATGGAAGAAAACATGGCCGATGCCGAGCATGCGCCCTCGGCGCAGCTGATGCGCCTGTACCAGGCTTGGGCCGAAGGCGGCGCCGGGCTGATCATCAGTGGCAATGTCATGGTCGACAACCGCGCCATGACCGGCCCCGGCGGCGTGGTGCTGGAGGATGACCGGCACCTGGCGCGCTTTCGCCAGTGGGCCGCGACCGGGCGTGCCAACGGGGCGCAGTTCTGGTTGCAGATCAACCACCCCGGCCGGCAGATGCGCGCCAACCTGGGACAGGTGACCTGGGCGCCATCGGCCGTGGCGCTGGAGCTGGGCACGATGTCCAGGCATTTCGCCACGCCCCAGGCGATGACGCCCGAGGTGATCGCCGAGGTGGTCCGCCGCTTCGCCAATACCGCGCGGCTGGCGGAGCAGGCAGGTTTCACCGGGGTTGAAATCCATGCGGCGCATGGTTATCTGCTCAGTCAGTTCCTGTCGCCGCTGAGCAACCAGCGCACCGACCAATGGGGTGGCTCGCTGGAGAACCGCGCGCGCCTGCTGCTGGACATCGTCAAGGCCGTGCGTGCGGTGGTGTCGGCGGAGTTTGCCGTGGCGGTCAAGCTCAATTCGGCGGACTTCCAGCGCGGCGGCTTCAGCGCCGACGACGCCAAGCAGGTGGTGGGCTTGCTCAACGCGCTGCCGGTCGACCTGGTGGAGCTGTCGGGGGGCAGCTACGAGGCACCGGCGATGCAAGGCCAGGCCCGGGATGGCCGGACACTGGCACGCGAGGCGTATTTCCTCGAGTTCGCCCGCGATATCCGCGCCGTGGCGAACATGCCAGTGATGCTCACCGGCGGTATTCGCCGTCGACCGATTGCCGAGCAGGTGCTGCACAGCGGCGTGGAGATGGTCGGTATCGGTACTGCCCTGGCCATCGACCCAGCCTTGCCGCGTGACTGGCAGGCGGGCAGGGACGCGGTACCACAACTGCGAGCGATCACCTGGAAGAACAAGGCCCTGGCATCGCTGGGCAACATGGCCATGGTCAAGTTCCAGTTGCGCCAGTTGAGCGAGGCCAAGGCGCCCGACCCACAGGTGGCGCCGTGGTGGGCGCTGCTGCGCCAGCAATGGGCCGATGCCGCGCGGACACGGCAGTATCGCCGGCGCATGGCACGGCAATAA
- the katB gene encoding catalase KatB, with product MIPFKLFQPGRLLVASALAASLLSLSVQAATLTRDNGAPVGDNQNSQTAGPNGSVLLQDVQLLQKLQRFDRERIPERVVHARGTGAHGQFTASADISELSMAKVFRPGEKTPVFVRFSAVVHGTHSPETLRDPRGFATKFYTADGNWDLVGNNFPTFFIRDAIKFPDMVHAFKPDPRTNLDDDARRFDFFSHVPEATRTLTLLYSNEGTPASYREMDGNSVHAYKLVNAKGEVHYVKFHWKSLQGQKNLDPKQVEQVQGRDYSHMTHDLVTAINKGNFPKWDLYIQVLKPEQLASFDFDPLDATKIWPNVPERKIGQMVLDRNVDNFFQETEQVAMAPSNLVPGIEPSEDRLLQGRLFAYADTQMYRVGANGLGLPVNRPRNEVNTVNQDGAANNGHTSSGVNYQPSRLQPRDEQASARYSQTPLSGTTQQAKIQREQNFKQTGELFRSYSKKEQADLINSLGGALAITDEQSRYIMLSFFYKADSDYGTGLAKVAKADLKRVQQLAAQLQD from the coding sequence ATGATCCCGTTCAAACTGTTCCAGCCCGGTCGCCTGCTGGTGGCCAGCGCCCTGGCCGCCAGCCTGCTGTCGCTGTCGGTGCAGGCCGCCACGCTGACCCGCGACAACGGCGCGCCGGTGGGCGACAACCAGAACTCGCAGACCGCCGGCCCCAACGGTTCGGTCCTGCTGCAGGATGTGCAGCTGCTGCAAAAGCTGCAGCGTTTCGACCGTGAGCGCATTCCCGAGCGCGTGGTGCACGCCCGTGGTACTGGCGCCCATGGCCAGTTCACCGCCAGCGCCGACATCAGCGAACTGAGCATGGCCAAGGTGTTCCGCCCAGGCGAGAAAACCCCGGTGTTCGTGCGCTTCTCGGCCGTGGTGCACGGCACCCACTCGCCGGAAACCCTGCGTGACCCGCGCGGCTTCGCCACCAAGTTCTATACCGCCGATGGCAACTGGGACCTGGTCGGCAATAACTTCCCGACCTTCTTCATTCGCGATGCCATCAAGTTCCCGGACATGGTCCACGCCTTCAAGCCCGACCCGCGCACCAACCTGGACGACGACGCGCGCCGCTTCGACTTCTTCTCCCATGTACCGGAAGCCACCCGCACCCTGACCTTGCTGTATTCCAACGAAGGGACCCCGGCCAGCTACCGCGAGATGGACGGCAACAGCGTGCACGCCTACAAGCTGGTCAACGCCAAGGGCGAAGTGCACTACGTGAAGTTCCACTGGAAGAGCCTGCAAGGGCAGAAGAACCTCGACCCGAAACAGGTCGAGCAGGTCCAGGGCCGCGACTACAGCCACATGACCCACGATCTGGTCACGGCGATCAACAAGGGCAACTTCCCGAAATGGGACCTGTACATCCAGGTGCTCAAGCCTGAACAGCTGGCCAGCTTCGACTTCGATCCGCTGGACGCCACCAAGATCTGGCCCAATGTGCCGGAGCGCAAGATCGGCCAGATGGTCCTGGACCGCAACGTCGACAACTTCTTCCAGGAAACCGAGCAGGTGGCCATGGCGCCATCGAACCTGGTGCCGGGCATCGAGCCTTCCGAGGACCGTCTGCTCCAGGGCCGGCTGTTCGCCTATGCCGACACCCAAATGTACCGGGTCGGCGCCAATGGCCTGGGCCTGCCAGTCAACCGTCCACGCAACGAGGTGAACACCGTCAACCAGGACGGCGCGGCGAACAACGGCCACACCAGCAGCGGCGTCAACTACCAGCCGAGCCGTCTGCAACCGCGTGACGAACAGGCCAGCGCGCGCTATTCGCAAACGCCGTTGAGCGGCACCACCCAGCAGGCGAAGATCCAGCGCGAGCAGAACTTCAAGCAGACCGGCGAGCTGTTCCGCTCGTACAGCAAGAAGGAGCAGGCCGACCTGATCAACAGCCTCGGCGGGGCGCTGGCGATCACTGACGAGCAGAGCCGCTACATCATGCTGTCGTTCTTCTACAAGGCCGACAGTGACTACGGCACAGGCCTGGCCAAGGTGGCCAAGGCCGATCTGAAGCGCGTCCAGCAACTGGCGGCGCAGCTGCAGGACTGA
- a CDS encoding alpha/beta fold hydrolase, with amino-acid sequence MGYVTTSEGVDLFYKDWGPRDAQVVFFHHGWPLSADDWDAQMLYFVAQGYRVVAHDRRGHGRSSQVWDGHDMDHYADDVAAVVKHLGVQGAIHVGHSTGGGEVIHYLARHPDDPVPKAAIIAAVPPLMVKTESNPGGLPKAVFDDLQAQLKANRAQFYHDIPAGPFYGYNRPGAKADQGVILNWWRQGMMGCAQAHYDGIVAFSQTDFSESLKQVKVPVLVMHGDDDQIVPYANSGPLSAKLLPKGTLKTYAGFPHGMPTTHAEVINADLLAFFRS; translated from the coding sequence ATGGGATATGTCACGACTAGCGAAGGTGTCGACCTCTTCTACAAGGACTGGGGCCCGCGCGATGCCCAGGTGGTCTTTTTCCACCACGGCTGGCCGCTCAGCGCCGACGACTGGGACGCGCAGATGCTCTACTTCGTCGCCCAGGGCTACCGCGTGGTTGCCCACGACCGCCGTGGCCACGGGCGCTCCAGCCAGGTCTGGGACGGCCATGACATGGACCACTACGCCGACGATGTCGCCGCCGTGGTCAAGCACCTGGGCGTGCAGGGCGCGATCCATGTGGGCCACTCCACCGGCGGCGGCGAGGTGATCCACTACCTGGCTCGCCACCCCGACGACCCAGTACCCAAGGCGGCCATCATCGCTGCGGTACCGCCGCTGATGGTCAAGACCGAGAGTAACCCCGGCGGCTTGCCCAAGGCCGTCTTCGACGACTTGCAAGCGCAGCTCAAGGCCAACCGCGCGCAGTTCTACCACGATATCCCGGCCGGGCCGTTCTACGGCTACAACCGCCCCGGCGCCAAGGCCGACCAGGGCGTGATCCTCAACTGGTGGCGCCAAGGCATGATGGGCTGCGCCCAGGCCCACTACGACGGTATCGTCGCCTTCTCCCAGACCGACTTCAGCGAATCGCTCAAGCAGGTGAAGGTGCCCGTGCTGGTGATGCACGGCGATGACGACCAGATCGTGCCTTACGCCAACTCAGGGCCGCTGTCGGCCAAGCTGCTGCCCAAGGGCACCCTGAAGACCTACGCCGGCTTCCCCCATGGCATGCCGACCACCCATGCCGAGGTGATCAACGCCGACCTGCTGGCGTTCTTCCGTAGTTGA
- the cprA gene encoding cationic peptide resistance protein CprA (CprA (cationic peptide resistance A) is an SDR family oxidoreductase by homology) — MNAPATGVPITFLPAQERILLTGATGFLGGSVAAQLIASGHGPALAFLVRADNPTQGLQRLRDNLQQHGVSSADGLALHEEQIILGDFRDTAWLAEETPRLMQFDRVINCAAVASFSKNPTIWPVNVEGTFAFAQVLSRSPRLKRFLHVGTAMCCGPQRESPISESWEFPEAEQQLVDYTASKAEIERRMREELPSLPLVVARPSIVVGDRSLGCQASGSIFWVFRMGFALESFTCGLDEQIDVIPVDYCAEALIGLTLKPALGHDLYHVSAGHGSACTFAEIDQAFALANGAQPVGERYRKVEPDDLKSLASSFETRIGPANPRLVLRALRLYSGFADLNYLFDNSRLLEEGIAVPPRFTDYLDVCVKSSSGVSIATQMQADFK; from the coding sequence ATGAACGCCCCCGCCACTGGTGTACCCATCACCTTTCTCCCCGCGCAAGAGCGCATCCTGCTGACGGGGGCCACCGGTTTTCTCGGTGGCTCGGTGGCCGCCCAGCTGATTGCCAGTGGCCATGGTCCCGCCCTCGCCTTCCTGGTCCGTGCCGACAATCCCACGCAAGGCTTGCAACGCCTGCGTGACAACCTTCAGCAACACGGAGTCAGCAGCGCCGACGGCCTGGCATTGCACGAGGAGCAGATCATCCTCGGCGACTTTCGCGACACCGCCTGGCTGGCCGAGGAAACGCCACGGCTGATGCAGTTCGACCGGGTCATCAACTGCGCCGCCGTGGCCTCGTTCTCGAAGAACCCGACGATCTGGCCGGTCAACGTCGAAGGTACCTTCGCCTTTGCCCAGGTGCTCAGCCGCTCGCCGCGCCTGAAGCGCTTCCTGCATGTCGGCACCGCCATGTGCTGCGGGCCGCAGCGCGAATCGCCGATCAGCGAGTCCTGGGAGTTTCCCGAGGCCGAGCAGCAACTGGTGGACTACACCGCGTCCAAGGCCGAAATCGAGCGACGCATGCGCGAGGAGCTGCCGAGCCTGCCGCTGGTGGTAGCACGCCCCTCGATCGTGGTCGGCGACCGCAGCCTGGGTTGCCAGGCTTCGGGCAGCATCTTCTGGGTGTTCCGCATGGGCTTCGCCCTGGAAAGCTTCACTTGCGGGCTGGACGAACAGATCGATGTGATCCCGGTGGACTACTGCGCCGAGGCACTGATCGGCCTGACGCTCAAGCCGGCGCTGGGCCACGACCTCTATCATGTCTCCGCCGGACATGGTTCGGCCTGCACCTTCGCCGAGATCGACCAGGCCTTCGCCCTGGCCAACGGCGCGCAGCCGGTCGGTGAACGCTACCGCAAGGTCGAGCCCGACGACCTCAAGTCCCTGGCCAGCAGTTTCGAGACCCGCATCGGCCCGGCCAATCCGCGCCTGGTGCTGCGTGCGCTGCGCCTGTACAGCGGCTTCGCCGACCTCAACTACCTGTTCGACAACAGCCGCCTGCTCGAGGAAGGCATCGCCGTGCCGCCACGCTTCACCGACTACCTGGATGTCTGCGTGAAGTCTTCCAGCGGGGTGAGCATCGCCACCCAGATGCAGGCTGACTTCAAGTAG
- a CDS encoding histidine phosphatase family protein, translating to MQQGVIDFPSPLIPSTPLSRRASATLLGAFCIALGLAALSLWSAMATPLTNLGSPQQMQRSGAYEQWAKGAVIVLVRHAERCDRSHGACLGDPSGITVAGSQAADALGDGLQRLGLASTDTLVSPEVRTRQTARFIFDNPVTPQPWLARCDSSFAQAALDHKRAGRNLVLVTHSGCIDQFERQLGVAAGERSAAYASALFVTLDEGGKPRILGQIQANAWRRLGKGRQA from the coding sequence ATGCAGCAAGGCGTCATCGATTTCCCCTCGCCCCTCATCCCATCCACCCCCTTGTCCAGACGCGCCAGCGCTACCCTGTTGGGTGCTTTTTGCATCGCCCTGGGGTTGGCAGCCCTGAGCCTGTGGTCGGCCATGGCAACCCCGTTGACGAACCTCGGCAGCCCCCAGCAGATGCAGCGCAGCGGCGCCTATGAGCAATGGGCCAAAGGCGCGGTCATCGTGCTGGTGCGCCACGCCGAACGCTGCGACCGCTCCCACGGTGCCTGCCTGGGCGACCCCAGCGGTATCACCGTCGCCGGCAGCCAGGCAGCGGATGCGCTGGGCGACGGCCTGCAACGGCTCGGCCTGGCCAGCACCGACACCTTGGTCAGCCCCGAGGTACGCACCCGGCAAACTGCGCGTTTCATCTTCGACAACCCGGTCACGCCACAGCCCTGGCTGGCCCGCTGCGACAGTTCGTTCGCGCAAGCAGCCCTGGACCATAAGCGCGCCGGGCGCAACCTGGTGCTGGTCACCCACAGTGGCTGCATCGACCAATTCGAGCGCCAGTTGGGCGTGGCCGCAGGCGAGCGCTCCGCCGCCTATGCCAGCGCCTTGTTCGTGACCCTGGACGAAGGTGGCAAACCACGCATCCTCGGGCAGATCCAGGCCAACGCATGGCGCAGGCTCGGCAAAGGTCGACAGGCATGA